A stretch of Verrucomicrobiota bacterium DNA encodes these proteins:
- the tpiA gene encoding triose-phosphate isomerase — translation MAIPRKKFVAGNWKMNMTSSEVSPYLEVFRLETEGIDNVDIAIIPPFTALAKASEILGGTQKIRLGAQNMSPEVKGAYTGEISATMLRDLFVRYVLVGHSERRRLFGETDELVHRKVVTALASELRPILCVGETLEERQAGQEKAILEAQLRGALTGLTTDQLEEIVIAYEPVWAIGTGLTATPAQAQEAHQFIRDYLATVSGPEIAAKTRILYGGSVTADNARELLFQPDIDGALVGGASLDPRSFAEIVAAAVPTE, via the coding sequence ATGGCAATCCCACGCAAAAAATTCGTCGCCGGTAATTGGAAAATGAATATGACCTCCTCGGAGGTCTCCCCCTACCTTGAGGTATTTCGCCTGGAAACGGAGGGAATCGATAACGTCGACATCGCTATCATCCCTCCCTTCACGGCCCTTGCGAAGGCCTCCGAAATCCTGGGTGGCACCCAGAAGATCCGCCTCGGCGCACAGAATATGTCTCCGGAGGTCAAAGGGGCCTACACAGGCGAGATATCGGCCACCATGCTGCGCGACCTCTTCGTTCGCTATGTCCTGGTTGGCCACAGTGAGCGACGCCGTCTCTTCGGTGAGACAGACGAACTTGTACATCGCAAGGTCGTGACTGCACTTGCTTCCGAACTTCGCCCCATCCTCTGCGTCGGCGAGACCCTTGAGGAGCGCCAAGCCGGTCAGGAAAAGGCCATTCTGGAAGCCCAACTCCGCGGAGCCTTGACTGGTTTGACCACGGATCAACTCGAGGAGATTGTCATCGCCTACGAGCCCGTCTGGGCGATCGGCACAGGCCTCACAGCCACTCCGGCACAGGCCCAGGAGGCCCATCAGTTTATCCGGGACTATCTGGCAACGGTCTCAGGCCCGGAGATCGCTGCAAAAACCCGCATCCTCTATGGGGGAAGCGTCACGGCGGACAACGCTCGCGAACTCCTCTTCCAGCCCGACATCGACGGTGCGCTTGTGGGAGGGGCTAGCCTCGATCCTCGCAGCTTCGCCGAGATCGTCGCCGCAGCGGTTCCGACAGAATAA
- a CDS encoding ComEC/Rec2 family competence protein produces MKATPFFRQRYPFLGILLAAIAGILLSSFFSAGLWLLAVVCSVCLLLFLFRRQGGMCWAATLAVFALLHLWNWDLSPTRNLTPYLDSIGNEATGNEVAVRGIIIGEPKISRSGSATFPLRLEELRGIQNGNLLTKAPLTVQVRWAGNQPSYGDRVLFQGIPVRPAPPRNPGEMDYRRWLERHGITIRFELDPSIPGTIESSGHGNPLMVFAIRARHRMEEILSIDMERVSEVRGAIEGICLGVIEHAPEGFTDDFRFTGTMHLFAVSGLHVGMLAVILWFALKAVRIPRTWAVILTIPTLFFFVLVTGMKIGSIRSATMASILLIGITLFRRSPLLNTLAAAAFFQLALDTNDLFSAGWQFSYSVVFAIIVAAPRIEAWLIRLHEPDPFLPAKLIGTRERWGFRAWNHVSGLAAVSASAWIGAIIPTLAYFHLISFSAFGANLLAVPLAFLVISLGALSLVAGTFSSWIAGAFNNANWLVTKLLLFIVQTSALMPGGHWFVGASAPAFPIMTILDLRGGSCAVIRDGSQFVLINAGKKRDAVATILPCLESLGANSIRSCLITKLDASHLGGLPIVSKEIPVSEVLVSSTISHSQIAKGILSSVHSHTVLPGKPISLSKRVSAELLTTGDNGLPAIRILLSESRILVLPLADQELISSLSVVSDDSLHADVLMMPLGGAQLASTLALITRIAPKAVITPVDPFKQNGVPSGEWERLLAEKGIKLFRQNKSGALFIESAAEGTSIKPFLDNSDSNR; encoded by the coding sequence GTGAAGGCCACTCCTTTTTTTAGACAGCGATATCCTTTTCTTGGGATACTTCTGGCCGCTATTGCCGGGATACTCCTAAGTTCCTTTTTTAGCGCCGGATTATGGCTGCTGGCGGTTGTCTGCAGTGTTTGTCTGCTCCTGTTTTTGTTCCGCAGGCAGGGCGGAATGTGTTGGGCGGCGACGCTTGCTGTTTTCGCTCTTCTTCATCTTTGGAACTGGGACTTGTCACCGACGCGCAATCTTACGCCTTACCTTGATTCGATAGGGAACGAAGCAACGGGAAATGAGGTTGCCGTACGGGGTATCATCATTGGAGAGCCAAAAATTAGCCGCTCGGGATCCGCTACGTTCCCGTTGCGACTTGAGGAGTTGAGAGGAATTCAGAATGGGAATCTTCTGACAAAGGCCCCGCTGACAGTGCAAGTACGCTGGGCGGGAAATCAACCCTCTTACGGAGATCGTGTGCTCTTTCAGGGCATACCGGTGAGACCTGCCCCCCCTCGTAATCCCGGAGAGATGGATTATAGGCGATGGCTGGAAAGGCACGGGATCACCATCCGTTTCGAGTTGGATCCCTCGATTCCCGGAACGATCGAATCCAGTGGGCATGGAAATCCCCTCATGGTCTTTGCAATACGAGCGCGCCACCGCATGGAGGAAATCCTCTCGATCGATATGGAGCGAGTATCGGAGGTGAGGGGGGCGATCGAAGGAATCTGTCTCGGTGTCATCGAGCATGCACCGGAGGGATTTACAGATGATTTCCGGTTTACCGGTACCATGCATCTCTTCGCCGTCTCGGGCCTACACGTCGGCATGCTCGCCGTGATTCTCTGGTTCGCACTTAAGGCCGTGCGTATCCCGAGGACTTGGGCCGTGATTCTTACCATTCCGACGCTCTTCTTTTTTGTGCTGGTGACCGGAATGAAAATAGGGAGTATCCGGAGCGCCACCATGGCCTCGATTCTGTTGATAGGGATTACCCTCTTCCGTCGCTCCCCCTTACTGAACACCCTTGCCGCGGCAGCTTTTTTCCAGCTCGCACTGGATACTAACGATCTCTTCTCCGCAGGCTGGCAATTCTCCTACTCGGTGGTCTTCGCGATCATCGTCGCAGCACCGCGCATTGAGGCCTGGCTGATTCGGCTTCACGAGCCTGATCCTTTCCTGCCCGCCAAGCTGATCGGGACGCGCGAGAGGTGGGGATTCCGGGCATGGAATCATGTGTCCGGTCTGGCAGCCGTCTCGGCCTCTGCCTGGATCGGAGCGATCATTCCGACGCTCGCCTATTTCCATCTTATCTCCTTCTCTGCATTCGGAGCCAACCTTCTGGCTGTCCCGCTTGCCTTCCTTGTCATCTCCCTGGGGGCCTTGTCGCTTGTTGCTGGAACGTTTTCCAGCTGGATCGCTGGAGCGTTTAACAATGCCAACTGGCTTGTGACCAAGCTCCTGCTCTTTATCGTTCAAACTAGCGCCCTGATGCCTGGAGGACACTGGTTCGTAGGTGCTTCTGCTCCAGCCTTCCCAATAATGACCATTCTCGATCTGCGAGGAGGCTCCTGCGCGGTGATCAGGGATGGTAGCCAGTTTGTGCTTATCAATGCAGGGAAGAAGAGAGATGCCGTGGCAACTATTCTACCGTGTCTGGAATCTCTGGGGGCGAATTCTATCAGAAGTTGTCTCATCACCAAGCTGGATGCCTCTCATCTCGGGGGCTTGCCGATTGTGAGCAAGGAAATCCCCGTCTCGGAAGTCCTGGTTTCCTCAACGATTTCTCATTCCCAGATTGCAAAGGGCATCCTCTCCTCAGTTCACTCCCATACGGTTTTGCCTGGCAAGCCTATCTCTCTTTCGAAGCGGGTGAGCGCGGAGTTACTGACAACAGGCGACAACGGTCTTCCGGCAATCCGGATCCTGTTGAGCGAATCTCGAATTTTGGTTCTTCCTCTAGCAGATCAGGAACTGATCTCTTCCCTGTCGGTGGTGTCTGATGATTCCCTCCATGCTGATGTGCTTATGATGCCGCTGGGTGGCGCTCAATTAGCCTCCACGCTGGCCCTTATCACAAGGATCGCGCCGAAGGCGGTGATCACACCGGTCGATCCCTTCAAACAAAACGGCGTCCCGAGCGGCGAGTGGGAACGTCTCTTGGCAGAGAAAGGCATCAAGCTTTTCCGTCAGAACAAAAGTGGCGCGCTCTTCATCGAATCCGCCGCAGAGGGAACATCGATCAAGCCGTTTTTGGACAATTCAGATTCGAATCGCTAA
- a CDS encoding shikimate kinase: MNSNIVLIGFMGCGKSSIGRRLAKRMNYGFLDSDDLIVARAQGISISELFAEEGEERFRERESAELRELVHAKDIVLATGGGAILREENRALLHRIGRIVWLHADPETLFERASRNRKRPLLNVENPRGAFNALLESRVPIYEATADIQIDATGLPHEQTIEAIIRALELDRDEETGFEPSRDSGCSV; the protein is encoded by the coding sequence ATGAATTCAAACATCGTCCTGATCGGTTTCATGGGATGCGGAAAGAGCAGCATCGGGCGTCGTCTGGCAAAACGCATGAATTACGGATTCCTCGACAGCGACGACCTGATCGTTGCCCGAGCCCAAGGCATAAGCATCAGCGAGCTCTTTGCCGAAGAGGGAGAGGAGCGCTTCCGTGAACGGGAGAGTGCCGAGCTTAGGGAGCTTGTCCACGCCAAGGATATCGTTCTCGCAACCGGCGGTGGAGCCATTCTGCGTGAAGAGAACAGGGCGCTTCTGCATCGTATCGGAAGGATTGTCTGGCTACATGCCGATCCGGAGACCCTCTTTGAACGCGCAAGCCGCAACCGCAAACGCCCACTGCTGAATGTGGAAAATCCACGAGGCGCATTCAATGCGCTTCTGGAGTCGCGAGTCCCCATCTACGAGGCCACAGCCGACATTCAAATCGATGCCACGGGCCTTCCTCACGAGCAGACTATCGAGGCGATCATCCGGGCGCTTGAGCTTGATCGGGATGAAGAAACAGGTTTTGAACCTTCCCGCGACTCCGGCTGTTCCGTTTAA
- the purE gene encoding 5-(carboxyamino)imidazole ribonucleotide mutase, with translation MSSKKTKSSKPSAATKSSPLVGVVMGSKSDWETMGHAVALLEEFGVPCEYRVVSAHRMPEAMATYAKEAEARGLHAIIAGAGGAAHLPGMIAAQTTVPVLGVPVKSRTMEGFDSLLSIVQMPAGIPVATFAIGEAGAKNAALFAIAQLALLHQGLSAKLAAFRKNQTKAAEESVLKAPKKLRLKR, from the coding sequence ATGAGTTCCAAAAAAACGAAGTCATCCAAACCCTCGGCCGCGACCAAGTCGTCACCTCTGGTGGGTGTCGTGATGGGGAGCAAGAGCGATTGGGAAACGATGGGTCACGCCGTGGCGCTCCTTGAGGAGTTCGGCGTCCCGTGCGAATACCGTGTCGTTTCCGCACACCGCATGCCTGAGGCCATGGCGACCTATGCCAAGGAAGCCGAGGCTAGGGGACTTCATGCAATCATCGCGGGCGCTGGTGGTGCAGCCCACCTTCCCGGCATGATCGCGGCTCAGACAACTGTGCCCGTACTCGGCGTCCCTGTGAAGAGCCGCACCATGGAAGGATTTGATTCTCTGCTTTCGATCGTCCAGATGCCGGCCGGTATTCCTGTCGCCACATTTGCCATCGGCGAGGCCGGGGCCAAGAATGCAGCGCTCTTTGCGATCGCCCAATTGGCCCTGCTCCATCAGGGGCTTTCTGCGAAGCTTGCCGCATTCCGGAAAAACCAGACCAAGGCTGCCGAAGAGAGTGTCCTTAAGGCGCCCAAGAAACTTCGCTTGAAACGCTAA
- the murJ gene encoding murein biosynthesis integral membrane protein MurJ: MKGDHLKNEGLNTKAAGVVAGAVMLSRVLGLGRELIFAGLFGAGRGMDAFLTAFRAPNLLRDLFAEGALSTAFVTVFSQRIATEGEGSAWKLASKMATLTTVFMSLVSLLGVIFAAQFIGFLAPGFPAEKAALTIELTRIMYPFILMVSLAALVMGMLNATNRFTVPALASSFFNIGSIAGGVIFGWWIDPHFGERSLIGLALGTLLGGLLQLGVQLPGLYKAGFRFVLDFNWRDPGVRQILLLMLPAVIAASAVQINVMVNSIFASYLGNGPISWLSYAFRLMQLPLGVFGVAVATVTLPVISRAAVLGEMGRFRSTLAKAMRLAVFLTLPAAVGLIVLAQPIIALIYQRGKFLDADTLHTAEALQYYAIGLVGYSCIKVLSPAFYAINHKWTPMMVSFLSIGMNLLLNWLFIFRFGMGHRGLALSTALSATMNFILLYILMTRISGSLETKAMATTFGSCLLAALPIGLVGWLGQHWLAGLGHEHVLIRAIALLLVISGATLLFLLSSWALKIEGFQEFLGLLARKLRRKSA; this comes from the coding sequence ATGAAAGGGGATCATTTAAAAAATGAGGGATTGAATACCAAGGCCGCCGGGGTCGTCGCCGGTGCGGTCATGCTAAGCCGGGTTCTGGGGTTGGGCCGTGAGTTGATCTTTGCCGGACTCTTCGGTGCGGGACGAGGCATGGATGCCTTTCTGACTGCATTTCGGGCTCCTAACTTACTGCGGGATCTCTTTGCAGAAGGGGCGCTTTCTACGGCATTTGTGACCGTGTTTTCGCAGAGGATCGCCACGGAGGGCGAGGGGTCGGCCTGGAAGCTTGCCTCCAAGATGGCAACTCTAACCACGGTCTTCATGAGTCTGGTTTCCCTGCTCGGGGTGATCTTTGCTGCTCAGTTCATCGGTTTTCTGGCACCGGGCTTCCCTGCGGAAAAGGCCGCCCTGACGATCGAGCTGACGCGGATCATGTATCCCTTCATCCTGATGGTTTCTCTGGCGGCTTTGGTCATGGGGATGCTGAACGCCACCAACCGCTTCACGGTCCCGGCCCTTGCCTCCAGTTTCTTCAATATCGGATCAATCGCGGGAGGCGTGATTTTCGGATGGTGGATCGATCCTCATTTCGGGGAACGTTCCCTGATCGGTCTTGCACTGGGTACGCTGCTCGGAGGGCTTCTTCAACTCGGTGTACAGTTGCCGGGTCTCTACAAAGCAGGGTTCCGGTTTGTCCTGGATTTCAACTGGAGGGATCCGGGTGTACGTCAGATCCTCCTGCTCATGCTCCCGGCCGTGATCGCCGCCAGTGCTGTTCAGATCAACGTCATGGTCAACAGCATCTTTGCCTCCTATCTGGGGAATGGTCCTATCAGCTGGCTCTCCTACGCCTTCCGCCTGATGCAACTGCCGCTGGGTGTCTTCGGCGTGGCCGTGGCGACGGTGACGCTGCCCGTCATCTCAAGGGCTGCGGTCTTGGGGGAGATGGGACGGTTCCGATCGACTCTTGCCAAGGCAATGCGTCTGGCGGTCTTTCTGACCCTGCCTGCCGCCGTGGGACTGATCGTGCTGGCTCAACCGATCATTGCCCTGATCTACCAACGTGGAAAGTTCCTGGATGCCGATACGCTGCATACTGCCGAAGCCCTTCAATACTACGCGATCGGTCTGGTGGGATACTCCTGCATCAAGGTGCTCTCACCAGCCTTCTACGCCATCAATCACAAATGGACTCCGATGATGGTGAGCTTTCTCTCTATCGGGATGAACCTCCTTCTCAACTGGCTCTTTATTTTCCGATTCGGAATGGGTCACCGGGGACTTGCCCTTTCGACAGCCCTCTCGGCCACGATGAATTTCATTTTGCTCTACATCCTCATGACCCGGATTTCCGGCTCACTGGAGACGAAGGCGATGGCTACCACCTTCGGCAGCTGTTTGCTGGCCGCGCTGCCTATCGGCCTTGTCGGTTGGTTGGGACAGCACTGGCTTGCAGGTCTGGGTCATGAACACGTTCTGATCCGTGCCATCGCTTTGCTACTCGTGATCAGCGGTGCGACCCTCCTCTTTCTGCTTTCCAGTTGGGCGCTGAAGATCGAGGGATTTCAGGAATTTCTCGGACTCTTAGCGCGCAAATTACGCCGGAAATCAGCGTAA
- the gap gene encoding type I glyceraldehyde-3-phosphate dehydrogenase has protein sequence MMPNIAINGFGRIGRLVFRAIVEQGLLEKGYKVVAVNDLVPADNLAYLVKYDSTQGLFKGEVHSEKSSPEVAEDDTLVVNGHKIKCLAVKEGPAALPWKDLNVDIVIESTGLFTEGEKAKGHITAGAKKVLISAPGKNEDITVVMGVNDDKLDISKHHIISNASCTTNCLAPVVHVLLKEGFGIEEGLMTTVHSYTATQKTVDGPSKKDWKGGRSAAINIIPSTTGAAKAVGLVCPEVKGKLSGMSFRVPTPTVSVVDLTVKTTKSTSYKEICEAMKKASETYLKGILGYTEDEVVSSDFIHDTRSSIFDAGSGMELNDKFFKLVSWYDNEWGYSNRCVDLLKKISA, from the coding sequence ATCATGCCTAATATTGCCATCAACGGGTTCGGCCGCATCGGCCGCCTTGTCTTCCGTGCCATCGTCGAACAGGGACTCCTTGAGAAAGGATACAAAGTCGTCGCCGTCAACGACCTCGTTCCAGCCGACAATCTCGCCTACCTCGTGAAGTACGACTCCACGCAGGGTCTCTTCAAGGGTGAGGTGCACAGCGAAAAATCCTCTCCCGAGGTTGCCGAAGACGACACGCTGGTGGTCAATGGTCACAAGATCAAGTGCCTCGCCGTTAAGGAAGGCCCTGCAGCTCTGCCTTGGAAGGATCTCAACGTCGACATCGTCATTGAGTCGACCGGCCTCTTCACCGAGGGCGAGAAGGCCAAGGGCCACATCACCGCGGGTGCCAAGAAAGTGCTCATCTCCGCTCCCGGAAAGAACGAGGACATCACCGTCGTCATGGGCGTCAACGATGACAAACTCGATATCTCCAAGCACCACATCATCTCCAACGCCAGCTGTACCACCAACTGTCTCGCTCCCGTCGTCCATGTCCTCCTGAAGGAAGGATTCGGCATCGAGGAGGGTCTCATGACCACCGTGCACAGCTACACCGCCACCCAGAAGACCGTCGATGGTCCTTCCAAGAAGGACTGGAAGGGCGGCCGCTCCGCAGCCATCAACATCATCCCCTCCACGACTGGAGCAGCAAAGGCCGTTGGCCTTGTCTGCCCTGAGGTGAAAGGCAAGCTCTCCGGCATGTCGTTCCGTGTTCCGACGCCGACCGTTTCCGTCGTCGATCTCACTGTCAAGACCACCAAGTCCACCAGCTACAAGGAGATCTGCGAGGCCATGAAGAAGGCCAGCGAGACCTACCTCAAGGGTATCCTTGGCTACACCGAGGACGAGGTTGTCTCCAGCGACTTCATCCACGACACCCGCTCCAGCATTTTCGACGCAGGCTCCGGCATGGAACTGAACGACAAGTTCTTCAAGCTCGTTTCCTGGTACGACAACGAGTGGGGTTATTCCAACCGCTGCGTCGACCTGCTCAAGAAGATCAGCGCCTAA
- the pgk gene encoding phosphoglycerate kinase, translating into MAKKTIKDLNLTDKRVFIRVDFNVPQDKQTGEITNTQRITAALPTIQYALDQGASVVLASHLGRPNGEQVAKYTLKPVAEKLQELLGKPVKFLNNCVGAEVEAECAALKPGEVILLENVRFHIEEEGKAKDAEGNSVKADPAKVAAFRASLSKLADVYVNDAFGTSHRAHSSVTGVDLPDKVAGFLVEKELAAFATVLENPQRPLLAILGGAKIADKIPLIRSLIDKADDIIIGGGMAYTFLKVLNGMQIGNSLYDPAGAEIVSELVAKAKEKGVRIHLPVDFITGDKFSPDSNLGSATVESGIPDGWEGFDCGPKTRELFAKVIASAKTIVWNGPCGVFEFDIFAEGTKAMAEAVAAATASGAVTIVGGGDTATAAKKFGVIDKVTHASTGGGASLELLEGKILPGVASLNEKA; encoded by the coding sequence ATGGCAAAGAAAACCATCAAGGACCTCAACCTCACAGACAAACGCGTCTTCATTCGCGTCGATTTCAACGTCCCGCAGGACAAGCAGACCGGAGAGATCACCAATACCCAGCGTATCACTGCGGCTCTCCCAACCATCCAGTACGCTCTCGATCAAGGTGCCTCCGTCGTGCTTGCCAGCCATCTAGGACGCCCGAACGGTGAGCAGGTTGCCAAATACACGCTCAAGCCCGTCGCCGAGAAGCTCCAGGAACTGCTAGGCAAGCCCGTGAAGTTCCTTAACAACTGCGTCGGAGCCGAAGTTGAAGCCGAATGTGCCGCGCTCAAGCCGGGTGAAGTCATTCTGCTCGAGAACGTCCGCTTCCATATCGAGGAGGAGGGCAAGGCCAAGGACGCCGAAGGAAACAGCGTGAAGGCTGATCCAGCGAAAGTGGCAGCCTTCCGTGCCAGCCTGAGCAAGCTTGCCGATGTTTACGTCAACGACGCCTTCGGCACCTCCCACCGCGCCCACTCCAGCGTTACCGGCGTCGATCTTCCCGATAAGGTCGCCGGTTTCCTTGTCGAGAAGGAGTTGGCCGCATTTGCCACCGTCCTTGAGAATCCGCAGCGTCCTCTCCTTGCAATCCTCGGCGGCGCCAAAATCGCCGACAAGATCCCGCTTATCCGAAGCCTCATCGATAAGGCGGACGACATCATCATTGGCGGCGGCATGGCCTACACCTTCCTCAAGGTTCTCAACGGTATGCAGATCGGCAACAGCCTCTATGATCCGGCCGGTGCCGAGATCGTTTCCGAACTTGTCGCCAAGGCCAAGGAAAAGGGGGTCCGCATTCACCTGCCCGTGGATTTCATCACGGGGGACAAGTTCTCCCCCGACTCCAATCTGGGATCAGCCACTGTCGAGAGCGGCATTCCCGACGGCTGGGAGGGCTTTGACTGCGGCCCGAAGACCCGCGAACTCTTTGCGAAGGTAATCGCCTCCGCGAAGACAATCGTCTGGAACGGTCCGTGTGGCGTCTTCGAGTTCGATATCTTTGCAGAGGGCACCAAGGCCATGGCTGAAGCCGTTGCGGCAGCCACGGCATCGGGCGCTGTGACCATCGTCGGAGGCGGCGACACCGCGACAGCTGCGAAGAAGTTCGGCGTCATCGACAAGGTCACCCATGCCTCCACGGGGGGCGGAGCCTCACTGGAACTCCTCGAAGGTAAAATCCTGCCGGGCGTTGCCTCCCTCAACGAGAAGGCCTAA
- a CDS encoding DoxX family protein: MAMIFRYLSKYRDTGLLLLRILIGLSFLAHGLPKLMEGPDLWIKLGKSMQFVGVTAYPIFWGLMAALAESVGGFLLLIGFCFRPACLFLVINMVVATTMHFHTTPGDFMEKWSVASHAIELGSVFLSLLLIGPGKFSVDRD; the protein is encoded by the coding sequence ATGGCCATGATCTTTCGCTATCTCAGCAAGTACCGTGACACAGGCCTTCTTCTCCTCCGCATCCTCATAGGACTCTCCTTCCTGGCTCATGGTCTTCCCAAGCTCATGGAAGGTCCGGATCTTTGGATCAAGCTTGGCAAGTCAATGCAGTTCGTCGGAGTGACAGCCTATCCGATCTTCTGGGGACTGATGGCGGCGCTTGCAGAGTCCGTCGGCGGATTTCTCCTACTGATAGGCTTCTGTTTTCGCCCAGCCTGTCTCTTTCTGGTGATCAACATGGTCGTGGCCACCACCATGCACTTTCACACGACACCGGGCGATTTCATGGAGAAATGGTCAGTCGCCTCCCATGCTATCGAACTCGGTTCCGTTTTCCTCTCACTCCTCCTGATCGGCCCCGGAAAGTTCAGCGTGGATCGGGACTGA